A region of Clostridium acetobutylicum ATCC 824 DNA encodes the following proteins:
- a CDS encoding permease, translated as MENRLKIPKVVASKSESQYIPKNMLWLSATKIATNEDFRYLEGTGNCEGDSYYYDLITIYYLNKNFAMPVPVLAEILDIEEKNIKECFSSYLNRYEEEDNENYI; from the coding sequence TTGGAAAATAGATTAAAAATTCCAAAAGTGGTCGCTTCTAAATCAGAAAGCCAATATATACCTAAAAATATGTTGTGGCTATCCGCAACAAAAATAGCAACAAATGAAGATTTTAGATATTTAGAAGGGACAGGGAACTGTGAGGGTGATAGCTATTATTACGATTTAATAACTATATACTATCTAAACAAAAATTTTGCAATGCCAGTACCGGTGCTTGCTGAAATATTGGATATAGAAGAAAAAAACATAAAAGAATGTTTTTCTTCATACTTAAATAGATATGAAGAAGAAGACAACGAAAACTATATATAA
- a CDS encoding sulfite exporter TauE/SafE family protein codes for MSEFIIYAVIGIVAGVLSGLFGIGGGVVIIPALVMFAGFSQIKAQGTSLIAMLPPVGIFAFMQYYKKGNTDIYAGIVICIAMVIAARFGGQLANILPVSVLKKAFGVFIILVGIKTIFGK; via the coding sequence ATGTCTGAGTTTATAATCTACGCAGTAATTGGAATTGTTGCTGGTGTTTTAAGTGGTTTGTTTGGTATAGGTGGAGGAGTAGTAATAATTCCGGCGTTAGTAATGTTTGCAGGGTTTTCACAAATAAAAGCACAGGGAACATCTCTTATTGCAATGCTTCCACCAGTTGGTATTTTCGCATTTATGCAGTATTACAAAAAGGGAAATACGGATATATATGCGGGAATAGTTATTTGTATAGCTATGGTTATAGCGGCTAGATTTGGAGGGCAGCTTGCAAACATACTTCCGGTGAGTGTACTTAAAAAGGCATTTGGAGTATTTATTATATTAGTTGGTATAAAGACCATTTTTGGAAAATAG
- a CDS encoding response regulator transcription factor, translating to MKVLIVDDDALIRESLSILLDLEDEIEIIGTCANGQEAFDFCKNNRPDIVLMDIRMPIMDGVLGTKVIKESFKDIKVVILTTFKDDEYIKEALKNGAEGYILKNQSSDSIIDSLKAVVNGNMVFEQNVAKTISNFIKEDKSNNGLEQYNLTEREMEVLRNIGDGLSNKEIASKLYLSEGTVRNYITSLLEKLELRDRTQLAIFYLKNS from the coding sequence TTGAAGGTATTAATAGTTGATGATGATGCTCTTATAAGAGAAAGTCTTAGTATACTTCTTGATTTGGAAGATGAAATAGAAATAATAGGTACATGCGCCAATGGGCAGGAAGCTTTTGATTTTTGTAAAAATAACAGACCTGATATTGTTTTAATGGATATAAGAATGCCAATTATGGATGGTGTACTTGGAACTAAAGTTATTAAGGAAAGTTTTAAAGATATAAAGGTTGTTATACTTACAACTTTTAAGGATGATGAGTATATAAAAGAAGCACTGAAAAATGGTGCAGAAGGATATATTTTAAAAAATCAATCCTCTGATAGTATAATTGACAGTTTAAAGGCAGTTGTAAATGGGAATATGGTGTTTGAACAAAATGTGGCAAAGACCATATCAAATTTTATTAAGGAAGATAAAAGTAATAATGGGTTAGAACAGTATAATCTTACAGAAAGAGAAATGGAGGTACTTAGAAATATAGGAGATGGGCTTTCGAATAAGGAAATTGCTTCAAAGCTTTATTTAAGCGAAGGGACTGTAAGAAATTACATTACTAGTTTGCTTGAAAAGCTTGAGCTTAGGGATAGAACACAACTTGCAATATTTTATTTAAAGAATAGTTGA
- a CDS encoding sensor histidine kinase: MNNKFLIILKTIFFLYVLIQLCTNGVGGGIIVIIFLTNVILFVLKERFLKLRYGAVVELISVIISGLFNSYFVFLLPGVIFDLVYDEFYLGIALALIGIIYFREYSNLNFSVFCLISGMLAYCLINMRKREELYRKTFDDERRLVYELENAKTRLMNSSLEVAHMAEIKERNRIARDIHDNVGHSIAGTYMQLQVALKLYDKDSEKSKKILKESTERISEALTLIRNTVHNIVPKEKVGIEYIKNIINNFKFCSVDFSYTGSEELVSAINMQIIALNVKEALTNALKYSAATKVIVNIDINDKYIRLYIKDNGVGCSKMKEGLGISGMRERIRSVGGSISTSGENGFLIVCIIPINNGGGKIFEGINS, translated from the coding sequence ATGAATAATAAATTTTTGATTATCTTAAAAACTATATTTTTTTTATATGTCTTGATTCAGCTTTGTACTAATGGTGTTGGTGGAGGTATTATAGTAATAATATTTTTAACCAATGTAATTCTCTTTGTCCTAAAAGAAAGATTTCTCAAATTAAGGTATGGTGCAGTTGTGGAACTTATCAGTGTTATAATATCAGGACTCTTTAACAGTTATTTTGTATTTTTACTTCCTGGCGTTATATTTGATTTAGTTTATGATGAATTTTATTTAGGAATAGCGTTGGCTTTGATAGGTATTATATATTTTAGAGAGTACAGCAACTTGAATTTTTCGGTATTTTGTTTGATATCAGGTATGCTTGCATATTGCTTGATAAATATGAGAAAAAGAGAAGAACTATACAGGAAGACCTTTGATGATGAAAGAAGATTAGTATATGAGCTTGAAAATGCTAAAACAAGGCTTATGAATTCATCTTTAGAAGTAGCACATATGGCTGAGATAAAAGAGAGAAATAGGATTGCAAGAGATATTCATGATAATGTAGGACACAGTATAGCAGGAACTTATATGCAGCTTCAAGTTGCACTGAAATTATATGATAAGGATAGTGAGAAGTCAAAGAAAATTTTAAAGGAAAGTACAGAAAGGATTTCTGAAGCCCTGACACTTATAAGGAATACAGTGCATAATATAGTTCCTAAGGAGAAGGTAGGAATAGAATATATAAAAAATATAATAAATAATTTTAAGTTCTGTAGTGTGGATTTTTCATATACTGGTAGTGAGGAATTGGTGTCTGCAATAAATATGCAGATTATAGCCTTGAATGTAAAAGAAGCACTTACAAATGCATTAAAATATTCAGCAGCTACCAAGGTTATTGTAAATATAGACATAAATGATAAGTATATAAGGCTTTACATAAAAGATAATGGTGTAGGTTGTAGTAAGATGAAAGAGGGACTAGGTATAAGCGGTATGAGAGAGAGGATACGAAGCGTAGGGGGAAGTATATCTACAAGTGGAGAGAATGGATTTTTAATAGTATGTATAATTCCTATAAATAACGGGGGAGGAAAAATATTTGAAGGTATTAATAGTTGA
- a CDS encoding ABC transporter permease: MLEFRIASKFLRSSKGQTILIILGIAIGVSVQVFIGTLIQGLQKSLVDKTIGSSPQITVTSEDNDGSIDRWEDKIKSIKNSNSKVENVSASTDFSAFIDKNNKTYPVLIRGFEFANADKIYKIKDNIKIGREPKDENEVLIGIDLKKDASLKVGDKITIFTPKGVQKEVKITGVYDLKSSSINDKWILTTLKTSQDMFNYGDKVTAIEMQVKDVFNADVISKDVKSSLNLNDVKISNWKDSNASLLSGLSGQSASSIMIQVFVLVSVVLGITSVLAITVMQKSKQIGILKAMGIKDSAASRIFLFEGLILGIFGAVIGVALGLGWTYSFTKFAVNPDGTPVVPLYLDYKFIVFSVVIAIASACIAAIIPARKSSKLNPIEVIKNG; the protein is encoded by the coding sequence ATGTTAGAGTTTAGAATAGCTTCGAAGTTTTTAAGATCAAGTAAAGGACAAACAATACTGATTATATTAGGTATTGCAATTGGAGTATCTGTTCAGGTATTTATAGGGACACTTATTCAAGGACTTCAAAAGAGCTTAGTTGATAAAACTATTGGAAGTTCACCGCAGATTACTGTAACGTCTGAAGATAATGATGGCTCAATTGATAGGTGGGAAGACAAAATTAAATCCATAAAAAACTCTAATTCTAAAGTTGAAAATGTTTCTGCAAGTACTGATTTTTCAGCCTTTATAGATAAAAACAATAAAACCTATCCCGTTTTGATAAGAGGTTTTGAGTTTGCTAATGCTGATAAAATTTATAAAATAAAAGATAATATAAAGATTGGAAGAGAGCCTAAGGATGAAAATGAAGTTCTTATAGGTATAGATTTAAAAAAGGATGCGTCTTTAAAGGTTGGAGATAAGATTACAATATTTACGCCAAAAGGTGTACAAAAGGAAGTAAAGATAACAGGGGTTTATGATCTTAAGTCATCGAGTATAAATGATAAGTGGATTCTTACAACACTAAAAACATCTCAGGATATGTTTAACTATGGAGATAAGGTTACGGCTATTGAAATGCAGGTTAAAGATGTATTTAATGCAGATGTCATTTCTAAGGATGTTAAAAGCTCATTAAATCTTAATGATGTAAAAATATCAAATTGGAAGGATTCAAATGCATCTCTTTTGAGCGGATTAAGTGGACAAAGTGCATCTAGTATAATGATTCAGGTATTCGTACTTGTTTCTGTGGTCTTGGGAATAACTAGTGTACTTGCTATAACAGTTATGCAAAAGTCAAAGCAAATAGGTATACTTAAAGCTATGGGGATAAAGGACAGTGCAGCAAGTAGAATATTTTTATTTGAAGGACTTATTTTAGGAATTTTCGGTGCAGTAATTGGAGTTGCCCTAGGTCTTGGGTGGACATATTCCTTCACTAAATTTGCAGTAAATCCGGATGGAACACCAGTTGTTCCACTTTATTTAGATTACAAATTTATAGTTTTCTCTGTTGTCATAGCCATAGCTTCAGCTTGCATAGCAGCGATTATACCAGCTAGAAAGTCTTCAAAATTAAATCCAATTGAGGTGATAAAAAATGGCTAA
- a CDS encoding ABC transporter ATP-binding protein, whose protein sequence is MANIVELKNVSKTYGKIIKTTVLHDVNLGFEEHSFNSIIGASGSGKSTILNIMGTLDKPSTGEVYIKGKRTDTMNKNSLAELRNKTIGFIFQFHYLLPEFTVLENVLMPYLIGKARPNEKVIKRAEELLYLVGIEKVKDNLATNLSGGQQQRTAIARALLNNPDIVLADEPTGNLDSKSTESVYKLLREINKEYNTTFVIITHDNRIAEKTDRIININDGKVCGEFTPDSYKKSIFVV, encoded by the coding sequence ATGGCTAATATTGTAGAGCTTAAAAATGTGAGTAAGACTTATGGGAAGATTATAAAAACAACTGTTCTTCATGATGTAAATTTAGGTTTTGAAGAACACTCTTTTAACTCAATAATAGGTGCTTCAGGAAGTGGAAAAAGCACAATATTAAATATTATGGGAACATTAGATAAACCTTCAACAGGAGAGGTATATATAAAGGGAAAGCGTACGGATACTATGAATAAGAATAGTCTAGCAGAGCTTAGAAACAAAACTATAGGTTTTATATTTCAATTCCATTACCTTTTGCCTGAATTTACAGTACTCGAAAATGTTCTTATGCCATACCTTATTGGAAAAGCAAGACCTAATGAAAAAGTAATTAAAAGAGCAGAAGAGCTGCTATACCTTGTAGGAATAGAAAAGGTTAAAGATAATTTAGCTACTAATTTATCTGGAGGACAACAGCAGAGAACGGCAATAGCAAGAGCACTATTAAATAATCCAGATATTGTTTTGGCTGATGAACCAACAGGAAATTTAGATTCCAAATCAACTGAAAGTGTTTATAAACTTTTAAGAGAAATAAATAAAGAGTACAATACTACATTTGTAATCATAACCCATGATAATAGGATAGCTGAAAAAACTGATAGAATTATAAATATAAATGATGGAAAGGTTTGTGGTGAATTTACACCTGATTCCTATAAAAAATCTATTTTTGTAGTATAA
- a CDS encoding ABC transporter ATP-binding protein, with protein sequence MILEIKNLKKTYKEFTAVDSLNLKIEDGEIYGLLGPNGAGKSTTINTITGLTKVDSGEIKIFGKRFNGSDTNIKRNIGVVPQDIAVFSELSAYENVAFFGKLNGLRGAVLKERVKEALDFTGLWDRRKSKPGQYSGGMQRRLNIACAIVHRPKLIIMDEPTVGIDPQSRNHILDSVKKLNEMGSTIIYTSHYMEEIETLCSKITIIDHGKEIATGTKEQLKEMISNEEKVELELSEVTDDLVEAVEGIKNVKKCRRNENMLVIVSDKNSENISTITAKIAEFKSKIISINVEKPSLEGVFLTLTGRKLRD encoded by the coding sequence ATGATATTAGAAATTAAAAATCTTAAGAAGACTTATAAGGAGTTTACAGCAGTAGATAGCTTGAATCTTAAAATAGAAGATGGTGAAATTTATGGATTGCTTGGACCAAATGGTGCGGGAAAGTCTACAACAATAAATACAATAACAGGATTAACAAAGGTTGATAGTGGAGAAATTAAAATATTTGGTAAAAGATTTAATGGAAGCGATACAAATATAAAAAGAAATATAGGAGTTGTACCACAAGATATAGCTGTTTTTAGTGAATTATCAGCTTATGAGAATGTTGCCTTCTTTGGTAAATTAAACGGTCTTAGGGGAGCAGTTTTAAAAGAGAGAGTTAAGGAAGCACTTGATTTTACAGGTTTGTGGGATAGAAGAAAAAGTAAACCAGGTCAGTATTCAGGTGGTATGCAGAGAAGACTTAATATTGCTTGTGCTATAGTTCATAGACCTAAATTAATTATAATGGATGAACCAACAGTTGGAATTGATCCACAATCAAGAAATCATATTTTAGATTCAGTTAAAAAATTAAATGAAATGGGGTCCACAATAATATATACCTCGCATTATATGGAGGAAATAGAGACGCTTTGCAGTAAAATAACAATTATAGATCATGGAAAAGAAATAGCGACAGGAACTAAAGAACAGCTAAAAGAGATGATATCAAATGAGGAAAAGGTTGAACTTGAATTATCGGAGGTTACAGATGATTTAGTAGAAGCTGTTGAAGGCATAAAAAATGTTAAAAAGTGCAGAAGAAATGAAAATATGTTGGTGATTGTTTCAGATAAAAACAGCGAAAATATAAGCACAATTACGGCGAAAATAGCAGAGTTTAAGAGTAAAATTATATCAATAAATGTTGAAAAGCCTAGTCTTGAAGGTGTATTTCTTACACTTACGGGAAGAAAACTTAGGGATTAG
- a CDS encoding SMU1112c/YaeR family gloxylase I-like metalloprotein yields MKLNSIHHIAIIASNYEASKNFYVNILGFEIIRENYRSDKDSYKLDLKIGNSEIELFSMPKAPRRLSYPEACGLRHLAFHVENIEDIVNELNKNGITTEPIRLDEYTGKKFTFFSDPDGLPLELHE; encoded by the coding sequence ATGAAATTAAATTCAATTCATCATATTGCTATTATCGCTTCCAATTATGAAGCTTCTAAAAATTTTTATGTAAACATATTAGGTTTTGAAATTATTCGTGAAAATTATAGATCAGATAAAGATTCTTATAAACTAGATTTAAAAATAGGAAATAGTGAAATAGAACTTTTTTCTATGCCTAAAGCTCCTAGAAGACTTTCATACCCTGAAGCATGTGGTTTAAGGCATCTTGCTTTTCATGTTGAAAACATAGAAGACATTGTTAATGAATTAAATAAAAATGGAATTACTACTGAACCAATTAGATTAGACGAATATACTGGAAAAAAATTCACCTTTTTTAGTGATCCAGATGGCTTACCCTTAGAATTACATGAATAA
- a CDS encoding ABC transporter permease → MTIFFNNIKRIFRKKANIIVMFLFPILFISIISSISSGGSGFTVGVVDNDNTKLTSMIKERIKANGTIKIVNKKDISDYIIDKKIDMAIVIPKGLTKNIIGNSKGENIEIYGIKGTSNDSSMEYYVNSFVNAAQNIAKAAKGDKTKFYNGVKNYQKGNFVSETKYTNGEREKQKTSTTSIGFLIASIIYLSTMITTLILVDKKDGVYNRMFASGVNRFRYIVGSMFSFVAVNLIQIAGVFLVMKYVVKIDLGPSPIKLYLVLVVFGIACVSLGVLISNRCKDLKQANSMTVLISTPVAMLGGCYWPKEVMGSTLQRIGDFVPSTWAMNAVDKIINGGSLSSIYKEVGILCIFIVVFLVLAMVKKVDVANN, encoded by the coding sequence ATGACAATATTTTTTAATAATATAAAAAGAATATTTAGAAAAAAAGCTAATATAATAGTTATGTTCCTATTTCCAATACTTTTTATTTCAATCATATCGTCGATTTCAAGTGGAGGATCCGGATTTACAGTAGGTGTAGTTGATAATGACAATACAAAGCTTACTTCAATGATAAAGGAAAGAATTAAAGCTAATGGAACGATAAAAATAGTGAATAAAAAAGATATAAGTGATTATATAATAGATAAAAAAATAGATATGGCAATTGTAATACCAAAAGGATTAACTAAAAATATTATAGGTAATTCTAAAGGAGAAAATATTGAGATATACGGAATAAAAGGTACCTCAAATGATTCGTCCATGGAGTATTACGTTAATAGTTTTGTAAACGCAGCTCAAAATATAGCTAAAGCAGCTAAAGGTGATAAAACTAAGTTTTATAATGGAGTTAAGAATTATCAAAAAGGAAATTTTGTATCTGAGACTAAATATACAAATGGAGAAAGAGAAAAGCAAAAGACCTCGACGACTTCCATAGGTTTTCTTATTGCAAGTATAATATATTTAAGTACTATGATAACTACACTTATTCTAGTTGATAAAAAGGATGGAGTATATAATAGAATGTTTGCTAGTGGAGTTAATAGATTTAGATATATTGTTGGATCAATGTTTAGTTTTGTTGCTGTAAACTTAATTCAAATAGCAGGCGTGTTTTTAGTTATGAAGTATGTGGTTAAAATTGATTTAGGACCTTCTCCTATTAAGCTGTATTTAGTGCTTGTAGTCTTTGGTATAGCTTGTGTATCACTTGGAGTTTTGATTTCAAATAGATGTAAGGATTTAAAGCAGGCAAATTCAATGACTGTCCTTATAAGTACACCAGTTGCTATGTTAGGTGGATGCTATTGGCCAAAAGAAGTTATGGGTAGTACACTTCAAAGAATAGGTGATTTTGTTCCATCTACTTGGGCTATGAATGCCGTAGATAAAATAATAAATGGCGGATCACTTAGCAGCATTTATAAAGAGGTAGGTATTTTATGCATATTCATAGTGGTATTTCTCGTATTAGCAATGGTTAAAAAGGTAGATGTTGCTAATAATTAA
- a CDS encoding ABC transporter permease, with amino-acid sequence MNVFYIAINTIKSNISDKKTLIMMLLMPIVIILILGNALKSVDNFSVTNLGKTTVYYYNADNKEISKNFDEFLKNKSIKDILNVKKVSSYKKGKELVDKGEGNSLIYINSNYSDNIEANKKGRIEIYESKSSTTRNQIIKSLIDSFNDGANTVEVSSQISRMRTSYVEKNNISKKYLSVNGKSPRAIDYYSVTMLMMILLYGANYGSAELENLFFDRVGKRIKTTATKTYQHLLGVVLGVIFTLILQAVVLVLFTKYVYGANWGGHPILVLGIVSSFAILAASIGFLFMIITGDDKRASMLISVTAPIFTFVSGGYVKVPFSDGSIIKYVPNNLAQSGLFNMIYKGVTSTAENSIIILLGMSIVLLAIASIVGRRRVA; translated from the coding sequence ATGAACGTTTTTTATATTGCAATTAATACTATAAAATCAAATATATCAGATAAAAAAACTCTTATAATGATGCTTTTAATGCCTATAGTTATAATTTTAATTCTTGGAAATGCACTTAAAAGTGTAGATAATTTTTCTGTTACAAATTTAGGTAAGACAACAGTATATTATTATAATGCTGATAATAAGGAAATATCTAAAAACTTTGATGAATTCTTAAAAAATAAGAGCATTAAAGATATATTGAATGTAAAAAAAGTAAGCTCATATAAAAAAGGAAAAGAACTTGTTGATAAAGGAGAAGGTAATTCTCTTATATATATAAACAGTAATTATTCTGATAATATTGAAGCTAATAAAAAGGGAAGAATTGAGATATATGAAAGCAAAAGCAGTACTACAAGAAATCAGATTATAAAAAGTTTAATAGACAGTTTTAATGATGGTGCAAACACTGTTGAAGTATCTTCTCAAATATCAAGGATGAGAACAAGCTATGTTGAAAAAAATAATATAAGTAAAAAATATCTAAGTGTAAATGGAAAGTCTCCAAGAGCAATAGATTATTATTCAGTAACAATGCTTATGATGATATTACTATATGGTGCGAATTACGGAAGTGCAGAACTTGAAAATCTATTCTTTGATAGAGTTGGAAAGAGAATAAAAACAACGGCCACAAAAACCTATCAGCATTTACTAGGTGTAGTTTTAGGGGTTATTTTTACATTGATACTTCAGGCAGTAGTTCTTGTGCTATTTACAAAGTATGTATATGGAGCAAATTGGGGAGGGCATCCTATATTAGTTTTGGGAATAGTTTCATCCTTTGCAATATTAGCAGCATCAATAGGCTTTTTGTTTATGATTATAACTGGGGATGACAAAAGAGCATCAATGTTAATAAGTGTAACAGCGCCCATATTTACTTTTGTATCAGGTGGATATGTGAAAGTTCCTTTTTCAGATGGAAGCATAATAAAATATGTTCCTAATAATCTTGCACAATCAGGATTATTTAACATGATATACAAAGGGGTTACAAGTACGGCGGAAAATTCAATAATAATTTTACTTGGGATGTCTATTGTACTTTTAGCTATAGCATCTATTGTAGGAAGGAGAAGAGTAGCATGA
- a CDS encoding methyl-accepting chemotaxis protein → MNKRVIGIKGKVLISSMLVLLLTLVSISGIVIYQVNSKAYNDYMDNSNQQLKTVSQAINIFYDQLDKNINMLATNPVIMKADSSIETYKNTTQDTQMDASAKGGIEKEIYEVFEQYGKSHEGTSYVYMGMPNGEYVQWPKESAPAGYDPSKRPWFIAAMNKKGSVIRTAPYIYKSSMLTSNASSFNDQNGKVVGAIGIDVQQSDISNMLNKAKIGKTGYSIIVHNKGFIMADGKNPKNNFKEIKDVGITGLDQLLAKDLKSFNVTIDGEKYVVNPYKVEGTDWILASFITQKELMSGATKIINIVIISAITILLLTSILFNFVSGSITKPILAVTKKVEDFANLDFSIDENSEESKYYNKKDETGNMVRAFRVMRDNVAEFINKTTDATERVAASAEELTATSNETATASEEVAKTIDEIARGASEQAKDTQIATNNVEDLGNLLEQDLNNIEELNIAAVKIEKQKEEGFLILRDLIDKTQKNNDAANNIYNIIMSNNESAEKIEIASTMIESIADQTNLLALNAAIEAARAGEAGKGFAVVADEIRKLAEQSNSFTNDIKTIINELKTKSESAVNLMEETKQIVKEQASSVEATEGKFSGIAEEIDSIKTIINKFNQSGKLMGDNKNKIIELMQNLSAISEENAAGTEETAASIEEQVATIQEIAKSGESLASIAEELSVVISKFKI, encoded by the coding sequence ATGAATAAGAGAGTTATTGGAATAAAAGGGAAGGTTTTAATATCTTCAATGTTAGTTCTTTTGTTAACACTAGTAAGTATTAGCGGTATTGTAATTTATCAAGTAAATAGTAAAGCTTATAATGATTACATGGACAATTCCAATCAACAGTTGAAGACGGTTTCTCAGGCAATTAATATTTTTTATGATCAATTAGATAAGAATATCAATATGTTAGCTACAAATCCTGTGATAATGAAGGCTGATAGTAGCATTGAAACATATAAAAATACGACTCAAGATACTCAAATGGATGCCTCTGCTAAAGGAGGAATTGAAAAAGAAATTTATGAAGTTTTTGAGCAGTACGGAAAAAGTCACGAAGGTACGAGCTATGTGTATATGGGAATGCCAAATGGAGAATATGTACAATGGCCTAAGGAAAGTGCACCAGCAGGATATGATCCTTCAAAAAGACCTTGGTTTATTGCAGCTATGAATAAAAAGGGAAGTGTTATTAGAACAGCACCATATATTTATAAGTCAAGTATGCTTACAAGTAATGCAAGTTCATTTAATGATCAAAATGGAAAAGTTGTAGGTGCAATAGGTATTGATGTGCAACAATCTGATATTAGTAATATGTTAAATAAAGCCAAGATTGGTAAAACAGGTTACTCAATAATTGTGCATAATAAAGGTTTTATAATGGCAGATGGAAAAAATCCTAAAAATAATTTTAAAGAAATTAAAGATGTTGGTATTACTGGTTTAGATCAGCTATTAGCTAAAGATTTAAAATCATTTAATGTTACTATAGACGGTGAAAAGTATGTTGTTAATCCATATAAAGTTGAGGGTACTGATTGGATATTAGCATCATTTATTACACAAAAGGAGTTAATGAGTGGAGCAACAAAAATAATAAATATAGTAATTATTTCAGCAATAACCATATTATTATTAACATCTATTTTATTTAATTTTGTATCGGGCAGTATAACAAAGCCTATTTTAGCTGTTACAAAGAAAGTAGAGGATTTCGCTAATTTGGATTTTTCAATAGATGAAAATTCAGAAGAATCTAAATATTACAATAAAAAAGATGAAACGGGAAATATGGTAAGGGCTTTTAGAGTTATGAGGGATAATGTTGCAGAATTTATTAACAAGACCACAGATGCAACTGAAAGAGTTGCTGCATCAGCAGAGGAATTAACGGCTACATCTAATGAAACAGCTACTGCTTCAGAAGAAGTTGCCAAAACTATTGATGAAATTGCAAGGGGAGCTAGTGAACAAGCTAAAGATACCCAAATAGCAACGAATAATGTAGAAGATTTAGGTAATCTATTAGAACAAGATTTAAATAATATAGAGGAACTAAATATTGCAGCGGTTAAGATTGAAAAGCAAAAAGAAGAAGGCTTCTTGATTTTGAGAGACCTTATTGATAAAACACAGAAAAATAACGATGCCGCAAATAATATATATAATATTATCATGAGCAACAATGAAAGTGCAGAGAAAATAGAAATTGCAAGTACTATGATTGAAAGTATTGCAGATCAGACTAATCTTTTAGCATTAAACGCAGCAATAGAGGCTGCAAGAGCAGGAGAAGCAGGTAAGGGTTTTGCAGTTGTTGCAGATGAAATAAGAAAACTTGCAGAGCAGTCCAATAGTTTTACAAATGACATTAAAACTATAATAAACGAATTAAAGACAAAATCAGAGAGTGCAGTTAATTTAATGGAAGAAACAAAGCAAATTGTTAAGGAACAAGCTAGTAGTGTTGAAGCAACTGAAGGAAAATTTTCAGGTATAGCAGAAGAAATAGATTCTATAAAAACTATAATTAATAAGTTTAATCAATCTGGAAAATTAATGGGGGATAATAAAAATAAAATTATTGAGTTAATGCAAAATCTATCTGCTATTTCTGAAGAAAATGCCGCTGGGACGGAAGAGACAGCTGCATCTATTGAAGAACAGGTTGCTACAATTCAGGAAATTGCTAAATCAGGAGAAAGCCTAGCTTCAATTGCAGAAGAATTAAGTGTAGTAATAAGCAAGTTTAAAATTTAG